In Acetivibrio cellulolyticus CD2, the sequence TCAATTTTATCTGTTTGAAGATAGAATTCCAGCTGTCTCAATTTTAGCTGTACCACAATTGGAGCACTCCAACTTTTCCAATTAGGGAATACCATTTTGCTATTATAATTAAATAATTCATAGAATACATCAGCATATAACAATTGCAAATCTGGGGAATTTTGAAGATTTACATCTTGTATAATCTTAGACCATTGAGATAATACTTTGTTGTTTGTTTCTGAATGAATGTTTTCCATTAAATAGTTGAGCGAAATATATACTTTGGAAATATCATCACTTTCTATTAGTTCGTGCAATAAATCAACAGGCATTCCTGGACTATTAAAATTATTCATGTTATTAGTGCCTTTCATGTTTATTATTTATGAGACCATACAGGCTGAAGGAAAATGTATTTTGGAAGCTTTAATAATAAAGAAATTCCAACATAATGATAACAAAAATGTAAGTATTAGTGCAAGAGATTGTATTATGTTCAACATATAAACATAAACCGTGTTATAAACCGTGATATTATCATATATTATTATTGACATTTCTTGTGACTGTGATATACAATATCCGTTGTGTTTTCTATACATTGGTCCATAGAGATAATTTTCCTTGAATTGAAACAACACCCACACCTCGGAATATGTCAAACCAGAGACTTTGATGCTTAAATTGCAAGTCTTTCAATTAGTATGATGCTTTACATTTTCTGTCGTATTTTATATGAATAGAAGCTCATGAAAATTTAGGGGACTTATTTATATAGAATGATTGTGTAAGAAAACTTGCACAAAGGCTCTGATAGTTGACTAATGAACTATCGCAGATTGTAATTGATAGTGTCTCGAAAAGTGGAAAGTAGAACTGGAAATTAAAAAAAACAACAATATCAATTCATTAAGGAATTATTTGAAACCTGGTTTTTAGTAATCGGATGTTCGAGGTCAGTAATCCTGCTTAAAAATAGAATTTGGAGTTTGCAGATACTGTTGATATAGCGGGACTTGAGCTACATATTTAAACGGGGAAGGCATCTAAATTATGGGTGCCAAACTCAATTTATATTGTCAAGGAGAGGAAACAGATTATGAGATTTCTAATAAATGAGATAATAAAACTATATAAATGGAGGTACTTCCCATTTGTGGTTTTTACCTTAGGAATGTTGCTTTTTCACTCCACCATCAAATTAGGATGGGGCGATGACCATGAGTATTTAATGGTACTAAACAAAAGTAATTTAAATGTTATGCCTTTTATTATACATCGTTATTTTAACTGGTCATCTAGAGTAATAATAGAGCCTTTTCTCATAAAATTAGTTCATTTTCAGTGGCTATGGAGAATACTAGATACAGCTGTAATGGTTATCATGTCAGTAAGTATATCAAAGCTGATTCCAAGCAGCGATATTAGAAGAAGCAACTGGATAATTGCAGGTATTATATTTATTTATCCAATCAGCCACATGAGCACTGCAGGCTGGATAGCAACAACTATGAATTATTCTTGGCCGCTTGCTTTTGGATTGTTTTCCATGATACCAATAAAGAAAATTCTTTTTGATGAAAAAATAAAGAGTTTTGAGTATATATTTTATATAACAGCTTTACTTTTTGCATTAAACCAGGAACAAATGTGTGCAATTGTTTTATCAGTTTATCTAGTGTTTACAATATATTTGATCATTAAAAAAAGACCAAATTTGTTTATGTTTGTGCAAAGCATATTAGGCATTGCAAGCATAATTTTTATACTCACATGCCCAGGTAATTATGTTAGGAAAATATCAGAAGTAAAGAGATGGTTTCCTGAATATCCAAATATGTCTTTATTGCGAAAAATAGAAATGGGATATTCATCTTCTTTATTTCAATTTATTATAAATCCTAATATTATATTTACATTATTCAGTGGATTATTATTGATATGCATGATAATTACAAATAAAAAAGGCCTATATAAAGTAATGGCAGCTGTACCATTTGCTACAAGTATAATATTTGGTTACTTAGGTGGATTATTAGTAGAGGTTTTACCTATTGTTGATTTTGTTAAAAATTCAATGACTGAATTTGGAACTGGGATAGAAATATTTTCTGTCACTAGTTGGCTTCCTGATGTTATAATAACTTTTTCATTGGTATCCGTTCTATTTTCATTATATGTTATATTTGAAAACAAAAAATATTCTATGCTATCAATTTTTATAGTATTACTTGGATTTGGATCCCGCATTATAATGGCATTTTCTCCTACTATTTGGGCATCAAGCTTAAGAACTTTTATATTTATGTATTTTGCTTTTATAATTTGCAGTGTAATTTTATTTCAAGTAATTTTAGATTCAAAATTGAAAAAATATATTATGCTTAGCACAAGTGTGATTGGTTTTTTTGCAGGTCTAGAGTATTTAAAGTTGTTCGCATAAAATGTTACTATTTAATGATTTGTTGATTGAATTCAGATCAAGGTTGAGCTAGGGATAGAAGCAAAAATAGGAAATTACATGTAAAAGACCATAATTAAAGTATGTGTTTTTTCACACAAACCTAATTACAGTCTAAAATAATAAATCTTGTATTGTTTTTGGCACCATTATGCCTTATTTACAGGCTTGGTTATATAAAATTTCTTATCTGCCAATTTCTCTTCAACAATCCTCAGAGCCTCGCCAAATCTCTGGAAGTGAACTACTTCTCTTTCCCTTAGAAACCTTAGCGGATCAATAACATCGGGATCATCTGAAAGATTGATCAGATTTTCATAAGTAGCTCTTGCTTTTTGCTCTGCAGCCATATCTTCATACAAATCGGCAATAGGATCACCTTTTGACTGGATATATGCAGCAGTAAAAGGTACACCCGATGCACTTACAGGATAAACAGCATGGTCATGATCTGAGTAATATGCACCAAGACCTTCCTTTTCAAGTATGCCTGCCGGCACACCTTTTGTAAGTTGATGAACTATCGAGCCTATAATCTCTAAATGAGCCAATTCCTCAGTGCCTATATCATTATCAAAATGGCATACTATAAACTTACGAGAAATTACTCTTTCTGTTAGATATTTTATATCAAAAGTTGCCATTATCAAAGATTTTGCGGGGAATAAAACAAATAAACATGGAAGTGGAGTGTGAAATGTGCTATTGCGGGCACAAATAAAATCAAGGTAGAAATATGTACTCACACGCATTATAAAACTATGTTTACTGTAATAATTTTGAAGTCGGGTTTGTTAAACAAACGTTCAAAGTTACACCCTATCTCCATCCTCAAAAATAAAAAATCCTTCAAAGCTACAACCAAGAGCTTCGGCAATTTGCTTAAGCTCTTTTTCTGAGAAATTATCCCGGGTCAATTTATTAGATAAATTTTGATTAGTAGTACCAATTAAAGTAGCAAGTTCTGAAATGGTTACTTTTTTTCTTTTTGCCAATATACGAATTTTTTCACCCATAGTGAAAGGCATTTTTAATCACCATCCTCATAAATAATATACACTCAATCGTGTGTATTATCAATAAATACAATAAAAAGTACATTGTAAGATTTATTTATTATTGCAAGTGCACACTTAATAGTGTATTATGAAACTGTGCAGTGTATAACGTAAAGCGAAATTTTGGATTTTGGAAATTTTGGAAGTTTAGAAATTTAGAAATTTAGGATATTTAAGAATTTAAGAAAGAAGGGTGTATATGAATGCAAAGATTATAGCAGTTGCAAACCAAAAAGGTGGTGTAGCCAAGACCACTAGTGTAAGAAATATGGCATTTTCCCTTGGAGAGCAGGGAAAGAAGGTGCTTGCTTTAGATTTTGACCCGCAATCCAACCTTACATCATCATTTGTAGATGAGAATACTAAGATAGCGACCACAATTGCCGAGATAATGTACAAGGCTATGGATGAAGAACAGCTTCCATATCCAGAAGAATACATTTATACACATGGAAATTTGGACTTTATTCCAAGTAGTATTCATTTATCGGTAGTTGAAGCTAACTTACGTATGGAAATGGGAAGCGAGAAGTTACTTGCCAATATCCTAGAACCACTCAGAAAGGATTATGATTATATTCTCATTGATACAAATCCATCTTTAGGACCACTTACTATCAATGCTTTGTCAGCAGCTGACAGTGTAATCATTCCAATCAATCCTGAGTATTATGCAACAATGGGGCTAACGGACTTAACAAAGACCATCTTGAAGATAAGAAAAAGAATCAATCCCAAAATTCAGTTTGAGGGAATCCTTCTGACTATGTGTGATATGCAGACAAATCTTCATAGGGAAGTATGTGAAGAGGTAACAGAAGCATATAAAAATGGAATGAAGATTTTTAAAGTACATATACCACGTTCCATAAGAGTTGGAGAGGCCAATAGATATGGAATGAGTATTATTGATTTTGACAGAAAATCAAAAGCTGGAATTGCTTATGATGAAGTGGCAAAGGAGTTGATAATGAATGGTAACTAGACCAACTGCAAAAAAAGTTAAATCCCTTGATGAATTACTAATGGCAGATGAACCAACATTACCAATTCAAGCAAATGATAAAGTATTTCTGATTATATCTTTTGAGAAAATTCGACCTTATCAAAATCATCCGTTTAGATTATATAGCGGCGAGCGGCTTGATGACTTGGTTGAAAGCATAAAGGCAAATGGTATATTGGTTCCCATGATAGTGAGGAAAATTGAATGTGGTGAAGATGGTTTTGAGTATGAAATGCTTGCCGGGCACAACCGAATGAATGGGGCAAAGCTTGCAGGACTTATTGAGGGACCTTGTATTGTAAAGGAATATTTAACAGATGAAGAAGCCCTTATGTATGTTGTAGAAACTAATGTGATTCAGAGGTCATTTACAGATATGCTTCCATCAGAAAAAGCAACGGTACTTTCTCTAAGTCACTCAAAGATGTTTTCACAGGGCAAAAGAAATGACATAATTAATGAACTTAAAAGACTTGAAAACCCTGAATATATAAGGGAAAATGAAACTTCTGCCCCACTGGGGCAGAAGTTAACGACAAGGGAAAAAGTAGGCAGTGAGTATGGACTTTCAAAGAATACAGTTGCTAGGCTATTGAGAATTGACAAGATATCTAATGCACTTAAAGATAGAATTGATAACAATCAAATTTCTATAAGATGTGCTGTTGATATATCATATTTAAAAGAAAATGAGCAGAAAGAAATTGAACAGGTACTATCTCAAAATGAGTTTAAAGTGGATATGAAGAAGACACAAATGCTAAGAAGTTATTCAAATGATAATAAATTAAATGAAAAAGCCATATATCAAATTTTATCTGGTGAGATAAATAAAAAGCCAAAATCAACAACTCCACCAATTAAAATAAAGCATAAGGTATATTCGAAGTTTTTTTCTCCGGATGCTAAATCGAATGAAATTGAAAAGGTGGTGGAAGAAGCACTTGAACTGTATTTTGAAATGCATCCTGAAAGGAAGGAGGTTAATTCATTTTGAGAAAAGATGAAAAGTTAAAGACGATCTATGAAACTATTGCTCCACATATCACAAGAAATGAAAGCAATTGGCGAGATTATCTAAGATTTGCATCAACATTATATAAATATAGCTTTGATAACACGCTGCTTATATTTGCTCAGAATCCAAATGTAACAATGCTTGCACCAACAGCTATATGGAATAGAGTTGGAAGGTACGTTAATAAAGGTTCTACAGGAATTGCAGTATGTGAATATGAGAATGCAAGGCTTACCATAAAACATTTATTTGATGTCTCCCAGACACACGGTAAAGAATTCACTGCTACCAACTGGAAGTTTGATGATGAACTCAAAAAACATATTGTAATACATTTTTCAAAAGGATATAGTTTAAACACAGAAAATTTCTCGGAATGTATTCAGCAAATATCACATAAAGCTGTTATGGAAAGTCAATACCTGCAATTACAGAGTTTTCAGGATGGGAATGAAAATAGTGTATTTGAAAGTCTTCCGCAGGATGGATTGCAGATGCAGCTTCAAGAACTAATAAGCGATAGTATTTCATATTTTGTAGGGAAAAGATGTGGATTATCTGATGAAGAAATATGTATTGGAAATGGCATGGCAACTATTGCACATTTTAATACATTGCCTTTAATTGCAAGGCTTGGTCATTTGGTTACATCAGTTTCAAAAGGTATTTTAATGGAAATTGAAAGAAGTATCAAAACTTTTGATAGAGAAAGGAATATTAGAGATGAATATATTAAAGATGGATTATACAGAGAAGGATGGAATGAAACTTCCCAATATTCAAATATCCAACGAAAGCAATTACGACCAGCCTCTGGGCAAATACGGCAGGATGGCAATGGAATATCTAAAGGAACAAAACCCACAGCGATATATGATTTTGAAAATGGATGGAACACTGATGGAGATAATGCACAAAGTTCAGGAGGAAGCAGTGGAGAGAATAGAGAACATACTGCAACAGATGCTGATGGAGAATCAAATACCAAAGACAGAGGATATAATGGAGAAGACAAGACATATGAACAGCCTAAGGGCGACAGCGGAGGAAATAGTCTTGAACGAACTGATATACAAGGTGAGATAAACCAACTTAATAACGAAAATTACAAACCATCCTATGATGAGTCACTTGATAGTGGCTCATTTTTAATGCAAGAAAATATTAAGAAAAGTGGGCAGTCATTATTCTCTAAAAGAGAAAAAAGTCACGAGGAGCAATTGATGGAGATTGTTCTTCTAGAGGGTAGCATTATAGAAGGTGGTAAGATGCGGATATATGACTATTCACTAACAAATCCCACAGGTTCAGCATTTGCGGCTTTCTTGAAAAATGAATATGGAATTGGCGGACATTCAGTCAATAAAGGTGGAATTCGTTTTGAGAATCATGACAGCAAAGGAATTTCATTTGATTGGGTTGATGAAAATGGTGAGAAACACAACACTACTATAACATGGTTAAAAGCTGCTATCATTATTCAAAATCTTATTAATGAGGAAAGATATATCACTACCAATGAAATAAGAAATTTGCAGAATGAAGAATTGGTAGTTTTAAAAACTGATTCTGTTGATGTAAATGATAGTTTGCAAGGTATTGAGAGTGATGTCAAAACGTTATTTTTAGACAAACCACTTGAAGAACAGGGAAATTACGATAATTTGAAAAATGATAATAATAGCTTGGAAGCCGAAGAAAATCAAGAAGAAA encodes:
- a CDS encoding manganese catalase family protein — protein: MATFDIKYLTERVISRKFIVCHFDNDIGTEELAHLEIIGSIVHQLTKGVPAGILEKEGLGAYYSDHDHAVYPVSASGVPFTAAYIQSKGDPIADLYEDMAAEQKARATYENLINLSDDPDVIDPLRFLREREVVHFQRFGEALRIVEEKLADKKFYITKPVNKA
- a CDS encoding DUF6056 family protein — encoded protein: MRFLINEIIKLYKWRYFPFVVFTLGMLLFHSTIKLGWGDDHEYLMVLNKSNLNVMPFIIHRYFNWSSRVIIEPFLIKLVHFQWLWRILDTAVMVIMSVSISKLIPSSDIRRSNWIIAGIIFIYPISHMSTAGWIATTMNYSWPLAFGLFSMIPIKKILFDEKIKSFEYIFYITALLFALNQEQMCAIVLSVYLVFTIYLIIKKRPNLFMFVQSILGIASIIFILTCPGNYVRKISEVKRWFPEYPNMSLLRKIEMGYSSSLFQFIINPNIIFTLFSGLLLICMIITNKKGLYKVMAAVPFATSIIFGYLGGLLVEVLPIVDFVKNSMTEFGTGIEIFSVTSWLPDVIITFSLVSVLFSLYVIFENKKYSMLSIFIVLLGFGSRIIMAFSPTIWASSLRTFIFMYFAFIICSVILFQVILDSKLKKYIMLSTSVIGFFAGLEYLKLFA
- a CDS encoding helix-turn-helix transcriptional regulator, whose product is MPFTMGEKIRILAKRKKVTISELATLIGTTNQNLSNKLTRDNFSEKELKQIAEALGCSFEGFFIFEDGDRV
- a CDS encoding ParA family protein codes for the protein MNAKIIAVANQKGGVAKTTSVRNMAFSLGEQGKKVLALDFDPQSNLTSSFVDENTKIATTIAEIMYKAMDEEQLPYPEEYIYTHGNLDFIPSSIHLSVVEANLRMEMGSEKLLANILEPLRKDYDYILIDTNPSLGPLTINALSAADSVIIPINPEYYATMGLTDLTKTILKIRKRINPKIQFEGILLTMCDMQTNLHREVCEEVTEAYKNGMKIFKVHIPRSIRVGEANRYGMSIIDFDRKSKAGIAYDEVAKELIMNGN
- a CDS encoding ParB N-terminal domain-containing protein, translated to MVTRPTAKKVKSLDELLMADEPTLPIQANDKVFLIISFEKIRPYQNHPFRLYSGERLDDLVESIKANGILVPMIVRKIECGEDGFEYEMLAGHNRMNGAKLAGLIEGPCIVKEYLTDEEALMYVVETNVIQRSFTDMLPSEKATVLSLSHSKMFSQGKRNDIINELKRLENPEYIRENETSAPLGQKLTTREKVGSEYGLSKNTVARLLRIDKISNALKDRIDNNQISIRCAVDISYLKENEQKEIEQVLSQNEFKVDMKKTQMLRSYSNDNKLNEKAIYQILSGEINKKPKSTTPPIKIKHKVYSKFFSPDAKSNEIEKVVEEALELYFEMHPERKEVNSF